AGTATGAGAATGAGAGTACAAAATAGAGAATGAGAAGAGAAATCCTTGTTAGCACAAGAATAGGGTGAGTAGAAATGACGGGGAAGGgggtatatatataagaaaaattggaaaaaatcatatttaaaaaaaaaaaaaatttaaaccgGCTGAACCGGCGGTTCAGTCCACGGTTTCTGACTAAAACCGTCGGTTTCCTGACAAAAAACCAGTGGTTTCTGACCACTTTTATGCAACACTACACCTAAAAAGCCTAGGGACCTAGCCAGAAAACCTACTTGAACTGTTGAACCATCGGTTTTGATTCCAgtttctcaaatttttaaacctgaaccgaaccatcCCTAGTTTGAACCGCCACTTCCAGTTCCAATTCCGGATTATGAATCGGCGGTTTGATTCGGTTTGTGCATGCCAACATACTCTCGTCGTTACacatggagtaatatttttacaaaagaCAATGTAGTCTCTGTGTTTATGCCGACAACATTCTTTTTGCATCAACCTCATAAAAAGCCAAAAATCGGAAAACGGCAAATGTGGGGTCAACTACCGACTCCACGTGGCACCTCTTAGAAAACAACAAATCCCATAAATCCGACGTGGCGCAATCATAACCGTTGATGGAATCAAATTGACGGCCCAACATCATCACGCACACAAACTACGATTGCCAAAATATCTACATATGGAGGAGCACCCAATGAATGAAATCCCGCAGCCATTTGTCCTCTCCAAAATCACGAGCTcacttctttttgtttttttctgtGTAGTTggctttattttttctcttttttttttaattgttgacGAATACTCCTATATAGTTGTGTAGTGTAATAACGGAGGAGGCGACGCGGTGGAAATGGATGTTCCCGAAGGAAACGGACAAGTGCACTCCGATCATCATTTGGATATTGAAATTCCGGATACTGCACATCAGATTAGCCACGGTTCTCTTTcattaatttcttgttttttactaacttttttcattttctattttggctTTATGTCATACTTCCTCCGCTCCAAGGTAGTTGAGGCATTTCTTTTAAGCGcatgatttaagaaattgatgtgtTAAAGaggataaaaaagaaagaataaagtatgaaagataGAGAAAGAAGtgtttgccaaaaaaaaaatgactcgaCTAAATTGGGACAACTCAAAAAGGAATGCGACTCAACTATCTTGGGAcaaatgaagtatattttatatggaTTTGGTCCTTTTTGTGTGcttgttttgtttgtatttaattttgtgtatagtgCTCTTGTGTGTTTTGATAAGGCAAAGAAGGAAATTCAAGGACAAGATTTCACTATTTTAGGATATACTCACTCCATGCACCATTTAATGgaccatttttccatttttggataTCCACGGTTTAAGGAACCATTTacatttttgcatttttggtATGCGAACCatccattataaaactaattctaataatgggtcccacattaaCTCTACTCACTTTctctatttacatttttttttacaaagtcaaacaattttattaaaatccatgtcaagtcaaaatgactctttaaatggtggacAGAGGAGTGGGAATGCTACTATGTTATTTTTCTCTTGTTGGATTATTTTAAGCTTAATTCACCCTTAATGACTTCAATGTAGATTCGTGGTTTCAAGTGGGATTTGTTCTCACGACGGGGATAAACAGTGCCTACGTGCTAGGATACTCCGGCACCATCATGGTTCCGTTGGGTTGGATAGGCGGCGTGGTTGGACTTATTCTAGCCACAGTGATATCTTTGTATGCTAATGCTTTAGTTGCCAACCTTCATGAATTCGGAGGAAAGAGGCACATCAGGTATAGGGACCTTGCAGGATTCATATATGGTAAGCACAAATGAGGAATGGTTACGAAATTGATAAATCTTTGTTAGAATTGCATTTCTCGTTTTAACAGCGTGACGATGTTTTGGACGCGCAGGTAAGAAAGCATATGCGCTTACATGGGGACTCCAGTATGCGAATCTCTTCATGATCAATGTCGGATATATTATTTTGGCCGGGAGTGCCCTTAAGGTGACCGACCTACTATTTGTTACGCGTAGTTCTGTTGTATAAGCATTGATGCTTGATTCGTTTGATTCTGTTGCGTCCTGTAGGCTGTGTACGTTCTTTTTAGAGACGACAGTGATATGAAGCTCCCTTACTTTATTGCTTTAGCTGGCCTTACTTTATTGCTTTAGCTCCCTTACTTTATTgctttattactttattgtTATAAAGCATATAAcatgtatcaaattaaagataatttcataaggtttccaacgatatcctacatgcataagTTTCGACGTtaaaatttgaacaaaaaattcaaaattttttaatttttttcgtacaagcataaatgtcaatatactatataaaatatgttaatataatacatgtagaatgtcaatataagcaatgagttaacattcttaaagtatcgtgttgacattctcaaagcattgtgttgttATTTTCGAAAcgctatattgacattttcatccaaaaccctaatttggagttttttttcatctttttttttattttattaataaaaatgaaaattacacgtgcaaattgtagaccacgcGTTTTCTAatgatcttaaattagttgtagttagcaattaaatgatgagttaacaattgTTCACTCCCCTATTAATATCATTAggattttgtttgatttggtTTATTTTCGTAGTTATtagaatttgatttaatttaatttattttagtatattttgtCTTCCCTCTTGGCGGGAGAATAAATATCTAATATAGTGATAATTGACCGATTATATACGCATATCCAAATTCGAAAAATAAGCTAATATATATTCAGATGACATAATAATTATGCACTTTTGCAATAAAACCAGATCCgtaatattaacaaaaatttaaagtatGCATTGAATTAAGAATCAGTGTTTATCAATCAgataattttctatttcattGTATAATGTTGAGAGGGACAACCTTATCaatctcttaattttttccataatcttctaaaaaattaaactttttagTTGACTTTAACATCAATTGTTGAACCAGCCTGTCGCGTTAATtgattagtactattatatctAATCTTGGAAACATCATACTCttgattttgtcattttgagtCACAGTATTgttcattttcaaaaaattaagagGAGATTGGAGATAATGGCAGCCTATGCAGGTGTTCTTTCTCTTATGTCTATTATGTTagacattatttatcatcatatatattcaagactacataattgaatataagtaAAGCAAGATCTTTGAAcaacatgtatttcacgtaaaCCATAAACTTAATAGGATCGAGATATACCTTGGCGatccatagcggaagcgattgaGGAAGGAGGAGACGATTTCCTCGGACTTTCTTTGGCGTAGTGGCGcaactccaactccaaggatttgtttctctctctttccctcgtttatgtgttctcttaatgtgtgtgatttgatgggatcccacacttatatttataggcagagagaggacaaaccctaattatcaaaccctaaaagccctttccatcaaagaggctatataataatataataataacgTTTCTTTTCTATAAAACTTGATTCCCAAGTTTAATGACAATCATAAACGTGATTCCTTACCATATttgttattaaaatatatagttattttctttgattgtCGTGGACAAAccaaaactatatatataataatatattcatttggTAGGAGTAGGAATTATATGATTTGCCAATAAATTGTAATTAAGGCCATAATTCCATTTTCCTTATTAGTCTTTGAAATTATACGACTAATTGATTTGGCCGACAATTAATCACATGTCTAAGAAACGTCTCATTAATAATTAGGGAAAAAAGTGTCTAATACCAAGTCaatgtattatattaaaaatccaattctatttaggattctatcacatgtcacatatgtGAGACATAAAACTTACATTCTCCCACTTGGCGAACATGTGGGACACAAAGTTTTCGATTCTCCCACTTGTCACACTTGACAGAGCCACAGTAAAATAGACATAGTAAACATAAGGCGCGCATAATATTGGACTTTATAAATACTTTCATCATTGGTAAACATAAGTATTATATTAGAGAGACTACTAATGCGGGTCATGGCGGGCGTATATCATTCAATCGATATAGTTCCTTCCATGTACCACATCACCAATATCCACTCTAATATAATCTATAAGTGACACCGCGTCCGtaattgtcttatttcaaGACCTCCTgcattaatactaaaaacgtacatatg
The nucleotide sequence above comes from Salvia hispanica cultivar TCC Black 2014 chromosome 5, UniMelb_Shisp_WGS_1.0, whole genome shotgun sequence. Encoded proteins:
- the LOC125189842 gene encoding proline transporter 1-like — protein: MDVPEGNGQVHSDHHLDIEIPDTAHQISHDSWFQVGFVLTTGINSAYVLGYSGTIMVPLGWIGGVVGLILATVISLYANALVANLHEFGGKRHIRYRDLAGFIYGKKAYALTWGLQYANLFMINVGYIILAGSALKAVYVLFRDDSDMKLPYFIALAGLTLLL